A single genomic interval of Effusibacillus lacus harbors:
- a CDS encoding alpha/beta fold hydrolase, with product MYTATIQNITLHYDRLGSGEPLLLLHGMGERKEGWVWQHELADEYDLIIPDLRGHGQSRQTEDISVENCARDILALLDHLGIGKAHICGFSMGGLVAQEMYRLEPDRCRSLILVSTYHYIPECLRPVLFGMYMWKHLFLPRFIRMRLTAFTCLYSWDETTIQRFHQTASGDNCYKKIVSSCVAIDNRNLLSKIEVPTLIAGSEYDLITPSWIQMLMHKSIAGSELVIFPKAGHMSKLEKPDEFNRSLRRFLNRNRLQPRSTGQDR from the coding sequence GTGTATACCGCCACCATTCAAAACATCACCCTGCATTACGACCGGCTGGGTTCCGGTGAACCTCTTCTGTTGCTCCACGGCATGGGAGAACGTAAGGAAGGCTGGGTCTGGCAGCATGAATTGGCTGACGAGTACGACCTGATTATTCCCGATCTGCGGGGGCATGGACAATCGAGGCAAACCGAGGACATATCGGTTGAGAATTGCGCTCGTGACATTCTTGCGCTGCTTGATCATCTCGGTATCGGGAAGGCCCATATCTGCGGTTTTTCCATGGGCGGATTGGTTGCCCAGGAGATGTACCGCCTGGAACCCGACCGGTGCAGGTCTTTGATCCTGGTCAGTACCTACCATTATATCCCGGAATGCCTTCGCCCCGTGTTGTTCGGCATGTACATGTGGAAGCATCTGTTTCTCCCCCGCTTTATCAGAATGCGTCTCACAGCCTTTACCTGCCTGTATTCCTGGGATGAAACCACCATTCAGCGTTTCCACCAGACCGCTTCCGGAGACAACTGCTATAAAAAAATCGTCAGTTCCTGTGTAGCCATCGACAACCGGAATCTGCTGTCAAAGATTGAAGTTCCCACCCTGATTGCCGGAAGCGAATACGACCTGATTACTCCGTCATGGATACAGATGCTGATGCACAAATCCATTGCCGGTTCCGAATTGGTCATTTTTCCGAAAGCGGGGCATATGTCCAAGCTGGAGAAACCCGATGAATTCAACAGATCCCTTCGCCGTTTCCTGAACCGAAACCGGCTGCAGCCTAGATCAACCGGGCAGGACCGATAG
- the phaC gene encoding class III poly(R)-hydroxyalkanoic acid synthase subunit PhaC, producing MTVGNWTEAWQNVADGIPGTSTNQIPFNLFDDRCQKVFKVLSQPEPATGLTPKEVIWRKNKMRVYRFSLPAAKVTKQTPVFMLYAMINKPYILDIEPGNSFVEHLLMQGFDVYMLDWGEAGPEDCNNGFAEYIFDYLHKAVERVCLYTGKEQVHMFSYCMGGTMGAMYTTLYPERVKNLVVLAAPIDFRHADLYNTWLDEKYFDVDRLVETYGNIPPEVIDLGNKMLKPMSNFINPWVYLMEKVDNENFVHTWRLLNKWVNDGTAFPGETYRQWIRDFYQQNKLIKGEIVLRDRRVDLANIKCPVLLLTAAQDHIAPCEQTRALFDYISSQDKTEYNYPVGHVSLVFSGMARNKVYPETAAWLAKRD from the coding sequence ATGACTGTCGGGAACTGGACAGAGGCATGGCAAAACGTGGCGGATGGGATTCCGGGAACGTCAACCAATCAAATTCCCTTCAATCTGTTTGATGATCGCTGCCAGAAGGTGTTCAAAGTGCTGAGCCAACCGGAACCGGCAACGGGCCTGACGCCGAAGGAAGTGATTTGGCGGAAAAATAAGATGCGAGTCTACCGGTTCTCGCTGCCCGCTGCGAAAGTGACCAAACAGACGCCTGTCTTCATGCTGTATGCAATGATTAACAAACCTTACATTCTCGATATTGAGCCGGGGAATTCGTTTGTTGAGCACTTGCTGATGCAGGGGTTCGACGTATATATGCTGGACTGGGGCGAAGCGGGACCCGAGGATTGCAACAACGGATTTGCCGAGTACATTTTCGATTACCTGCACAAGGCTGTGGAACGTGTCTGCCTGTACACAGGGAAAGAGCAGGTCCATATGTTCTCCTATTGCATGGGGGGCACGATGGGGGCCATGTATACGACGCTGTATCCGGAGCGGGTCAAGAATCTTGTGGTGCTGGCCGCTCCCATTGACTTCCGGCATGCAGACCTTTACAATACCTGGCTTGACGAGAAATATTTTGACGTCGATAGGCTGGTGGAAACCTACGGCAATATTCCGCCGGAAGTCATCGATTTGGGCAACAAGATGTTGAAGCCGATGAGCAACTTTATCAATCCCTGGGTGTATCTGATGGAGAAGGTGGACAACGAGAATTTCGTCCATACCTGGCGTCTGCTCAACAAGTGGGTGAACGACGGCACCGCATTCCCCGGTGAAACCTACCGGCAATGGATTCGCGATTTCTATCAGCAGAACAAACTGATCAAAGGGGAAATTGTGCTTCGTGACCGGCGGGTGGATCTTGCCAATATTAAATGCCCCGTGCTTCTGCTGACGGCGGCCCAGGACCATATCGCCCCTTGTGAACAAACCCGTGCGCTGTTTGACTACATCTCAAGTCAAGACAAGACGGAGTACAACTATCCCGTTGGGCATGTCAGCCTGGTATTCAGCGGAATGGCCCGCAATAAGGTGTATCCGGAAACTGCCGCCTGGTTGGCGAAACGGGATTAG
- a CDS encoding GyrI-like domain-containing protein, producing the protein MDPQIVTKPEMKVIGYQIRTTIKDNRNQTEVPAFWDRYLEQNLGSRIPNAVNRGTELGICMEFNSETGTFAYVIGMEVDCFDNAEPDMVCVTIPKSQYAVFTTSKVLESDFVPSIHRTWNYIFDEWFPTSGYRHAGTPEIEINDERLLNKQEMQMEIWIPVL; encoded by the coding sequence ATGGACCCCCAAATTGTAACCAAGCCCGAAATGAAAGTGATTGGGTATCAGATCCGCACTACGATAAAGGACAATCGAAACCAAACGGAAGTACCCGCATTCTGGGATCGATACCTGGAACAGAATCTGGGTTCAAGAATTCCTAATGCAGTGAACCGGGGAACTGAACTTGGCATATGTATGGAATTTAATTCGGAAACGGGGACATTTGCCTATGTAATAGGAATGGAAGTAGACTGTTTCGACAATGCGGAACCGGATATGGTTTGCGTGACGATCCCCAAATCCCAATATGCCGTATTCACCACTTCGAAGGTGCTCGAATCCGATTTCGTCCCTTCCATCCACCGGACATGGAACTACATTTTTGACGAATGGTTCCCGACCTCCGGATACCGGCATGCAGGAACACCGGAAATCGAAATCAACGATGAACGGCTCCTTAACAAGCAAGAAATGCAGATGGAGATCTGGATCCCGGTACTTTAA
- a CDS encoding YheC/YheD family endospore coat-associated protein yields MNIIKISKIIPHGHRNAGLIVHPETARHLGIQDKKETVLRFGVMARKVHVTCKAKMKPEHISLSRRVLRYLKLPVYCSYDIVQKENEIVIGPFIGILAAARERGMKYRVDPSKKNLYLSNYTYHYDQIRGAILAFSNKGINPTRLKIHGYMYNPENKQWIKGVYRYPASLLKKVRLADDLRSHFRTVLGKDCIFNTPILDKWEMHEMFAQSEAVSPYLPETILYLKPSDIDAFINNHSKAYINPIRGSDGRGIIKVSNDGDSILVEFRDGDNNRELRFKGTSESSQFFERQLKSRQHLIQKAVDLMVAGSRIIDFRLVLVKNETGEWQEMGIFGKYGPTNAVVTNINRGGTAEPANITLRNVLKAGENETNVMMTEMCRLGFEIAKTFESCGIQSANLGIDIALDKGGKMWLIEVNNLDPGHSIAETAGDKDLHYRIRLTNMLFAKRLAGFDSVL; encoded by the coding sequence ATGAACATCATCAAGATTTCGAAGATCATCCCGCATGGCCATAGGAACGCCGGTCTGATTGTGCACCCGGAAACAGCAAGGCATCTTGGAATTCAAGATAAAAAAGAGACAGTCCTTCGGTTTGGTGTCATGGCCCGAAAGGTTCATGTTACCTGTAAGGCGAAAATGAAACCTGAACACATTTCACTGTCAAGACGGGTCTTACGTTACCTGAAACTACCCGTCTACTGCAGTTACGACATAGTTCAGAAGGAAAACGAAATTGTGATCGGCCCCTTCATAGGGATTTTGGCCGCAGCCAGGGAAAGAGGAATGAAATACAGGGTGGACCCTTCGAAGAAGAACCTCTATTTGTCAAATTACACGTACCATTATGATCAGATACGTGGAGCAATCTTGGCATTTTCGAATAAAGGGATCAATCCGACGCGGCTTAAGATTCATGGATATATGTATAACCCAGAAAACAAACAGTGGATCAAAGGTGTCTATAGATATCCCGCCTCTCTGCTGAAAAAAGTCCGTCTGGCAGACGATCTCAGGAGTCACTTCCGAACCGTTCTGGGAAAAGACTGCATATTTAATACTCCCATCCTGGACAAGTGGGAAATGCATGAAATGTTTGCCCAGTCGGAAGCGGTTTCGCCATACCTGCCCGAGACGATCCTGTATTTAAAACCGTCTGACATAGATGCCTTTATAAACAACCATTCCAAAGCGTATATAAATCCCATACGCGGCAGTGATGGCCGAGGAATCATCAAGGTATCAAATGACGGGGATTCGATCCTTGTGGAATTTCGTGATGGCGATAACAATCGAGAGCTGCGTTTCAAAGGGACAAGTGAAAGCAGCCAATTCTTTGAGAGACAGTTGAAAAGTCGTCAGCATCTTATACAGAAGGCCGTGGATCTTATGGTAGCAGGCAGCAGGATCATTGATTTTCGGTTGGTCTTGGTCAAAAACGAAACGGGTGAATGGCAGGAGATGGGCATCTTTGGAAAATACGGCCCAACCAATGCAGTTGTAACCAATATCAATCGGGGCGGAACCGCGGAACCGGCGAACATCACATTGAGAAATGTGTTAAAAGCGGGAGAAAATGAAACAAATGTCATGATGACAGAGATGTGCCGCCTGGGTTTTGAGATCGCGAAAACATTTGAGTCCTGTGGCATCCAAAGCGCGAATCTGGGGATCGACATCGCCCTCGACAAAGGAGGGAAAATGTGGCTGATTGAGGTAAATAACCTGGACCCGGGGCACAGCATCGCTGAAACCGCCGGGGATAAAGATTTGCATTACCGGATCCGGCTCACCAACATGCTGTTTGCCAAAAGGCTTGCAGGTTTCGATTCCGTTTTATAG
- the fabG gene encoding 3-oxoacyl-[acyl-carrier-protein] reductase, with amino-acid sequence MSLLEQEVVSVQPLSGQIALVTGGSRGIGAEIAKELAAKGATVIINYAANQERAQQVLEEISAYNPNVYAAKGDVSNPEDVARFFDEILEDFGKIDILVNNAGITRDSRFVNMTDEQWHEVIGTNMNSLFYLTKIALPKMIEQNYGRIINISSIIGQSGGFGQVNYSAAKAGMIGFTKSLALEVARYNITVNCVCPGYTFTDMVAAVPEKVQEKIISKIPLGRFGQANEVAKAVSFLAVDGDYITGQCININGGMYM; translated from the coding sequence ATGTCACTGTTAGAACAAGAAGTTGTTTCCGTACAGCCTTTGAGCGGGCAGATTGCTCTGGTAACAGGCGGTTCACGGGGAATCGGTGCGGAAATTGCAAAAGAACTGGCTGCCAAAGGAGCGACTGTTATAATCAACTATGCGGCCAACCAGGAGCGGGCCCAGCAGGTGCTGGAAGAGATTTCGGCATACAATCCGAATGTCTACGCAGCCAAGGGAGATGTCAGCAACCCGGAAGATGTTGCCCGTTTCTTTGATGAAATCCTGGAGGATTTCGGGAAGATTGACATCCTGGTCAACAATGCGGGGATCACCAGGGATTCCCGGTTTGTCAACATGACGGATGAACAGTGGCATGAGGTTATCGGAACCAACATGAACAGTCTCTTCTATTTGACCAAGATCGCGCTGCCGAAGATGATTGAGCAAAATTACGGCCGGATCATCAACATCTCCTCCATTATCGGCCAGTCAGGCGGATTCGGTCAGGTGAACTATTCCGCCGCTAAAGCGGGCATGATCGGATTTACCAAGTCCCTGGCGCTTGAAGTTGCCCGTTACAACATTACTGTCAACTGCGTGTGCCCCGGGTATACGTTTACCGACATGGTAGCCGCAGTCCCAGAGAAAGTGCAGGAGAAGATCATCTCCAAGATACCGCTCGGACGTTTCGGTCAGGCGAATGAAGTGGCAAAAGCGGTGAGCTTCCTTGCCGTTGACGGAGATTACATTACCGGGCAATGCATTAACATAAACGGCGGAATGTACATGTAA